Proteins co-encoded in one Proteiniborus ethanoligenes genomic window:
- a CDS encoding dihydrolipoamide acetyltransferase family protein — translation MFEFKFADIGEGIHEGVLLKWFVKEGDNIKEGDSLFLVETDKVNAEIPSPVGGKINKLMAEVGDTIHVGNTVVIIDDGRELSETKKEQEPVSEDEKGAGVVGEIEVSSEIIESSDEGKYEEKDIKVKVLATPVARKLAKDLGVDINQVKGTGPAGRVMKEDIQSYNEKNKDIKESNVFIQPVGDTFIKQPAIREEIKVYGEVERVPISRLRKTVAENMVLSKTIIPHATTMDEFDVTELVKIRTEQKEIAIDKGINLTYIPFIIKALTIALKEFPVFNSSFDDIKDEIIYKRYYNIGIATDTQEGLMVPVIKNVDSKGILELAKDLDETIEKTRNRTIGIEELYGGTFTITNYGALGSTYGVPVIRYPEVAILGIGKIDKKPVVLNDEIVIRHMMPVSLSIDHRIIDGGDAGRFLMRLKELLSNPMLLLLS, via the coding sequence ATGTTTGAATTTAAATTTGCAGATATTGGAGAAGGTATTCACGAGGGAGTACTTCTTAAATGGTTTGTAAAAGAAGGAGATAATATAAAAGAAGGTGATTCACTATTTCTTGTAGAAACAGACAAGGTAAATGCAGAGATACCATCACCAGTAGGGGGCAAAATAAATAAGCTTATGGCTGAGGTAGGAGATACAATCCACGTAGGGAATACAGTAGTAATTATAGATGACGGAAGGGAACTCTCAGAAACTAAAAAAGAGCAAGAGCCTGTAAGTGAGGATGAAAAAGGTGCAGGTGTAGTAGGTGAAATAGAAGTATCTTCTGAGATTATAGAAAGCAGTGATGAGGGGAAATATGAAGAAAAAGACATAAAAGTCAAGGTGCTTGCAACTCCTGTAGCCAGAAAGCTAGCTAAGGATTTAGGAGTGGACATAAATCAAGTAAAGGGTACAGGACCTGCTGGAAGAGTGATGAAGGAAGATATACAATCCTATAATGAGAAAAACAAAGATATAAAAGAAAGCAATGTATTTATCCAACCAGTAGGAGATACCTTCATAAAGCAACCAGCCATACGTGAGGAAATAAAGGTATATGGCGAAGTAGAAAGAGTTCCTATATCAAGGCTTAGAAAAACTGTTGCAGAAAACATGGTTTTATCCAAGACCATAATTCCACATGCTACTACAATGGATGAATTTGATGTAACTGAGCTAGTAAAAATAAGAACAGAACAAAAAGAAATAGCCATAGATAAAGGTATAAATCTAACCTATATACCGTTTATTATAAAGGCCTTAACAATAGCCTTAAAGGAATTCCCTGTATTTAATTCCAGTTTTGATGATATAAAGGATGAAATTATTTACAAAAGATATTATAATATTGGTATAGCAACAGATACTCAAGAAGGGTTAATGGTTCCAGTTATTAAAAACGTTGATAGTAAGGGAATATTAGAATTAGCAAAGGATTTAGATGAAACAATTGAAAAAACTAGAAATAGAACTATAGGTATAGAGGAACTATATGGTGGAACCTTTACAATAACAAACTATGGTGCTTTGGGTTCAACCTATGGAGTGCCAGTAATAAGGTATCCTGAAGTGGCAATACTAGGAATAGGAAAGATTGATAAAAAACCAGTGGTATTAAATGATGAAATAGTTATTAGGCATATGATGCCTGTATCTCTGAGCATTGACCACAGAATCATAGATGGTGGAGACGCAGGAAGATTTTTAATGAGGCTAAAGGAGCTTTTGAGTAACCCTATGTTGCTGTTACTAAGCTAA
- a CDS encoding alpha-ketoacid dehydrogenase subunit beta, which translates to MALLNNIGALTHALDKEMERDKSVVVYGEDVGHEGGVFRATVGLQQKYGKDRCFDTPLSEAAIVGSAIGMAINGLKPVVEIQFSGFVLPAVNQILAHAARMRNRSRGKYNLPMVIRMPYGGGIRALEHHSESLEAIFSHIPGLKVVIPSTPYDTKGLLLSAIRDPDPVIFMEPKRIYRAFKQEVPEEDYTVPIGKAKIVKSGKDITVVTWGALVREAQKAIEEVEKEGINVELIDLRTISPIDKETIIESVKKTGRFLVVHEAVKSFGAGAELISIVNEGAFLYLEAPPTRLTGFDITVPLPKGEHHFIIEPKKIAYKIREVVKF; encoded by the coding sequence ATGGCATTACTAAATAATATAGGTGCATTGACACATGCATTAGATAAAGAAATGGAAAGAGATAAGTCTGTTGTAGTTTATGGAGAAGACGTAGGTCATGAAGGTGGAGTTTTTAGAGCTACAGTTGGGCTACAGCAAAAATACGGTAAGGATAGATGCTTTGACACACCACTTTCAGAGGCAGCAATAGTTGGGTCAGCTATTGGAATGGCCATAAACGGACTTAAACCTGTTGTTGAAATTCAATTTTCAGGATTTGTACTTCCAGCAGTCAATCAAATACTTGCACATGCTGCTAGAATGAGGAATAGAAGTAGGGGCAAATACAATCTTCCTATGGTAATAAGAATGCCCTATGGTGGTGGAATTAGAGCCTTAGAGCATCATTCGGAAAGCTTAGAAGCAATATTCTCACATATTCCAGGACTAAAGGTTGTAATCCCTTCTACACCCTATGACACAAAAGGCTTATTACTATCAGCAATAAGAGATCCAGACCCAGTAATATTTATGGAGCCAAAGAGAATATATAGGGCCTTTAAGCAAGAGGTTCCTGAGGAAGATTATACAGTTCCAATAGGAAAGGCTAAGATAGTTAAAAGTGGAAAGGATATAACTGTAGTAACATGGGGTGCCTTAGTTAGAGAAGCTCAAAAGGCAATAGAGGAAGTAGAAAAAGAAGGAATCAACGTTGAATTAATAGATTTGAGAACTATATCTCCAATAGACAAGGAAACAATAATTGAATCAGTAAAGAAAACAGGAAGGTTTCTAGTTGTCCATGAAGCAGTAAAATCCTTTGGGGCAGGTGCAGAGCTTATATCCATAGTAAATGAAGGAGCGTTTTTATATCTGGAGGCTCCACCTACACGACTTACTGGATTTGATATAACTGTTCCACTACCAAAGGGAGAGCATCATTTTATTATTGAACCAAAGAAAATAGCTTATAAAATCAGAGAAGTAGTAAAGTTCTAG